The DNA window CTTCTAGCAGGCTGGACGCGATTGCCTCCTCCATTAGGGAAGTTACGAGGTATCGATCCCGGGTGGCAGAGTTGGTGATCGCCTCGGGCGCTTCCACCAAGCCCGTGGCGAAGCCATCGATGCGATGGACCATCTCTAGTGCCTCGTCGGTCAGGACATAGCTGAAACTCCGGCCGTTCGTATCCTCGAACGGCAGTTGCTTCCGCCCGAACTCCCGCGCGAGCTTGAGGGTGAGCCACCACTCACGAACGGATAGCCCGTGGGGGGGTGCCCGGTGCCGTAGATCGTCCCAATGAAGATACTTCCCGCCGACGGTCGGTTTGCCGAAGGATTGGAAGACCGCCGCAGTGCGCTCCAGGTCGAGTTCGCTGACCAGGGTGGTGATCGAGGGAACGCGCCGAGGAACTCTCACTTGCTCGTCCTTTCTCGGTAATCACAGGATCATCAGTACTATGTTGCCCTGAGTCACTACTAAATCTGTATTGATTAGTATATATTCGATAGTTGGCGCCGGCGATCCCGCTTCCGGGAGTCTCGATGCGGCTGCCTCGGTTCTTGCCTCCTACACTCGCCGAGGGTGTCGCGCAACGGCCCGGACTGGAGGGGCAACTTGTCGCACAGCGGAGAGCAGTCTGCATCGGCGTCCCCGCCTGTTATCGATACCTCTGTGAACTTCCGGCCCTCAACTCGGCTGGGTCGGTACGACTACTTCGGGATGGACAGTTCGGTCGGCGGGGGAAGCGCCGACTTCTTCCTCGAGATGATGGAGGAGGGCGGGGTCGACATGGCCGGCATCATCGCCAACCGGGTGGCGGACGGTGTCGGAGGCGAGGAGCTGGGCAACCCCGTCGATCTTGTCGCGCCGTTGCTCGAGTCCCACCCGGACCGCTTCTTCGGCTGGGTGGGCATCAATCCGCTCCTGGGCATGGAGACCATCCGTTACATCCGCTACGGCATCGAGACCCTGGGCTTTACGGGTGTCCATGTCTACCCGCACTGGTTCGGTCTCGACATCAACCACCGCCGCTACTACCCGATCTACGCGGTCTGTGCCGAACTCGGAGTCCCGATCGCCATGCAGATCGGTAGCCAGTCGATGCGTTCCCGGGCCAAGCTGGTGGCCCTCCCGACGATGGTCGACGACGTGGCCTTCGACTTCCCCGAACTGACCTTCGTGGCCATCCACAACGGCTGGCCCTACGAGCGCGAGACGGTGATGCTCGCCAAGAACTTCGACAATGTGTTCATCCTGGCGGACGGGCACCCACCCCGCACCTGGCCGCCGGACATACTCGACTACATCACCAACGCTCAGTGGTGGAACCGCGACGGGTCGGAGAAGGTGATGTGGGGTACCGACTGGCCGGTGCAGACGATGAAGGAGTCGCTCGACGAGGTGCGGGCCCTCGGCCTGTCCGATGAGGTGTACGCCAAGCTCGTCGGCCGCAATGCGGCCAGGATTCTCAAGCCGGGGTCGTAGAGGTGGATCTGGGGCTGGACGGCCGGGTGGTGGCGGTGGCGGGAGCCGGGGTGGGTATCGGTCGGGCGGTCGCGCTCGAGATCGCCGGGGAAGGTGGCGCCCTCGCCGTCGGCGCACGCGACCCCGATGCCGTGGCCCGCACTGCCGAGCGGGCTCGCGCCATCGGAGCGACCGCGGTCGGCGTGGTCGGCGATCTGGCCACCACGCTAGGGGTGGCGGAACTAATCGGGATGGCCGTGGCGACGCACGGGAGACTCGACGGTCTCGTCTGC is part of the bacterium genome and encodes:
- a CDS encoding amidohydrolase family protein; translated protein: MNFRPSTRLGRYDYFGMDSSVGGGSADFFLEMMEEGGVDMAGIIANRVADGVGGEELGNPVDLVAPLLESHPDRFFGWVGINPLLGMETIRYIRYGIETLGFTGVHVYPHWFGLDINHRRYYPIYAVCAELGVPIAMQIGSQSMRSRAKLVALPTMVDDVAFDFPELTFVAIHNGWPYERETVMLAKNFDNVFILADGHPPRTWPPDILDYITNAQWWNRDGSEKVMWGTDWPVQTMKESLDEVRALGLSDEVYAKLVGRNAARILKPGS